A genomic window from Candidatus Methylacidiphilum fumarolicum includes:
- the miaA gene encoding tRNA (adenosine(37)-N6)-dimethylallyltransferase MiaA — MALEQAPIFFLVGATSTGKTAIAHRIAEATGVSLLSIDSMQVYKKLDIGTAKPSLHERIRYRYGGIDLVDWKESFNVFLFIQWAKEYLSKELQQNRAILVVGGCGLYFRAMTRGLCAAPAADALLRKSLEKLDRKKLIELLIQIDPLAASAIDCSNPRRVIRAIEVKKCSGISIIEWQKKTTFPLVVPALAFWIDRPKPELEIRLRNRIQSMFEAGWEKETCMLLEEGGIGAIESCQAIGYRQIGQYLLQKEKNKVKLMEDILKEHCAYGKRQKTWFKRENSLSYCLLKNEQEECSFIKSYIEKINFFIRK; from the coding sequence ATGGCCTTGGAACAGGCACCAATTTTTTTTTTGGTTGGTGCGACATCAACTGGGAAAACAGCAATCGCTCATAGGATTGCTGAAGCAACGGGGGTGTCCCTTTTGTCTATTGATTCAATGCAAGTCTATAAGAAACTTGACATAGGAACAGCAAAACCTTCTCTACATGAGAGAATTCGGTATAGGTATGGGGGTATAGATCTTGTAGATTGGAAAGAGTCTTTTAATGTCTTTCTTTTTATCCAATGGGCTAAAGAGTATTTATCCAAAGAACTGCAACAAAATCGGGCTATCTTAGTAGTTGGCGGCTGTGGTCTTTATTTCCGGGCGATGACTAGGGGACTTTGTGCGGCACCTGCAGCGGATGCTCTGTTGAGAAAGTCATTAGAAAAATTAGATAGGAAAAAACTAATAGAGCTTTTAATACAGATCGATCCTTTAGCCGCATCTGCTATCGACTGTTCCAATCCAAGGAGAGTGATTCGAGCCATAGAAGTTAAAAAATGTAGTGGCATCTCTATTATTGAATGGCAAAAAAAAACAACCTTTCCGTTGGTGGTTCCTGCATTAGCCTTTTGGATTGATCGTCCTAAGCCAGAATTAGAAATACGCTTAAGGAATAGAATCCAAAGTATGTTTGAAGCGGGATGGGAAAAGGAAACATGCATGCTACTTGAAGAAGGGGGTATTGGGGCAATCGAAAGTTGCCAGGCCATTGGTTATAGGCAAATTGGCCAGTATTTGCTGCAAAAAGAAAAAAATAAAGTAAAATTGATGGAGGATATATTAAAAGAGCATTGTGCCTATGGAAAAAGACAAAAAACTTGGTTCAAAAGGGAAAATTCTTTAAGTTACTGTTTGTTGAAAAATGAACAGGAAGAGTGTTCATTTATTAAAAGTTATATTGAAAAAATAAATTTTTTTATTCGTAAATAA
- a CDS encoding L,D-transpeptidase family protein — protein MTARPNKTLFVSLFICLLLVLFSLFLLYFIDKIERMFPKKFPKQQKITVVVPTPTSCEGYMRFFERIGDGGQWTPESDFIPILIGKNGLSWGRGLHDAQVGEQKKEGDGKTPAGIFNLGLIMGVAEELPLGASWPLYHKKSPLDAWIEDPTLSHYNHLVTISEASSPPIWFEKQRLRIEDPHLEWMVFIEHNYPDAIPGFGSAVFLHERYGEHTPTSGCVAMEKERLIELIRWISYNAKPKIVILSIPDYTRLQIPWDLPPLYQAYPEAFLIVNQNKP, from the coding sequence ATGACTGCTCGTCCTAACAAAACCCTTTTCGTAAGTCTTTTTATATGCCTTTTACTTGTCCTTTTTTCTCTTTTTCTTTTGTATTTTATAGATAAGATCGAGAGAATGTTTCCCAAAAAATTTCCTAAACAACAAAAAATTACTGTTGTCGTACCTACTCCAACCTCTTGTGAAGGGTATATGAGATTTTTTGAAAGAATCGGAGATGGAGGACAATGGACCCCTGAGTCGGATTTTATTCCCATTCTTATTGGCAAAAATGGTTTGTCCTGGGGTAGAGGATTGCACGACGCACAGGTAGGAGAACAAAAAAAAGAGGGAGATGGGAAGACACCAGCTGGTATTTTTAATTTGGGATTAATCATGGGCGTTGCTGAAGAGCTACCTTTAGGGGCCAGCTGGCCTTTATACCATAAAAAAAGCCCTCTAGATGCTTGGATCGAAGATCCCACCTTATCTCATTATAACCATCTTGTCACTATTTCTGAAGCTTCTTCTCCTCCAATATGGTTTGAAAAGCAACGCCTTCGCATCGAAGATCCACATTTGGAATGGATGGTCTTTATAGAACATAACTATCCAGATGCTATCCCAGGCTTTGGAAGTGCTGTTTTCCTCCACGAAAGATATGGAGAACATACCCCTACTTCTGGTTGTGTCGCAATGGAAAAGGAAAGATTAATCGAATTAATTCGATGGATATCCTATAACGCCAAGCCTAAAATTGTAATCCTCTCTATTCCTGATTATACTAGGCTTCAAATCCCGTGGGACCTCCCCCCTTTGTATCAAGCCTATCCAGAGGCTTTCCTAATTGTGAATCAAAACAAACCTTGA
- a CDS encoding diflavin oxidoreductase, with amino-acid sequence MEGSLELVPKENIQKLPETAPLSLVEKAWISGFLAGIMEYAEAGRPFPSIPKWAPISPIARQWAEEFIFNLLSFPQAERQKEGVSSGANHLTIKIFFGSQTGNAEELAKRMGRKLQSVKFPVSVIDLADFKSVDLTKESYAIFFISTFGEGEPPDNAREFWEYLSSSEAPRLENLQYALLALGDSAYPDFCQAGKNVDKRLEELGAKRIYPRIDCDVDYEESASKWIDSVLEILPRSLQISDQSEQALSVEIKGEGQKVSVPLTSKKVLVPQPPFNKQNPFPSRVLENRRLTLMGSEKETRHLELSLEGSDLSYLPGDAVGVFPTNWPVLVQEIIETLGYTGEEIVPTPSGENVPLREALYRHYEINSILDDFPKKGIGALELVKNLRSLSPRYYSIACSPKLYEMEVHLTVVVVRYIQHGRWRRGICSNFLAEASPKVPIPIFIRSNPNFRIPSDPDAPMIMIGPGTGIAPFRAFLQERMAIEAKGKNWLFFGEQHRSTDFFYQEELEDFLKKGVLTRLDTAFSRDQSYKIYVQHRMLENAQDFWGWLQEGAYVYVCGDAHRMAKDVDAAIHRICETAGGLSKEKAQEYVQNLRSTKRYLRDVY; translated from the coding sequence ATGGAGGGTTCCTTAGAATTGGTACCAAAAGAGAACATACAAAAGCTTCCTGAGACTGCTCCACTATCCTTGGTAGAGAAAGCATGGATTAGCGGTTTCTTAGCTGGCATAATGGAATATGCCGAGGCTGGAAGACCCTTTCCTTCTATTCCCAAATGGGCACCAATTTCCCCAATAGCGCGACAATGGGCAGAAGAATTCATCTTTAATTTACTCTCTTTTCCTCAAGCAGAGCGACAAAAGGAAGGAGTGTCTTCTGGGGCTAATCATTTAACCATCAAAATATTTTTTGGGAGTCAAACGGGCAACGCCGAAGAGCTGGCAAAGCGAATGGGGCGGAAGTTGCAGTCTGTAAAGTTTCCCGTATCGGTCATCGATCTAGCTGATTTCAAAAGCGTTGATTTAACTAAAGAATCCTATGCTATTTTCTTTATAAGTACTTTTGGGGAAGGGGAACCTCCAGATAACGCGAGAGAATTTTGGGAGTATTTGTCTTCTTCAGAGGCTCCTAGATTAGAAAATCTTCAATATGCTCTTTTGGCATTGGGAGATTCTGCTTATCCAGATTTTTGTCAAGCTGGGAAAAATGTGGATAAAAGATTGGAAGAGCTTGGAGCCAAAAGGATCTACCCAAGGATTGATTGTGATGTAGATTATGAAGAGTCGGCTTCCAAATGGATAGATAGTGTTTTGGAAATTTTGCCACGTTCTTTACAGATTTCAGATCAGAGTGAGCAGGCTCTTAGCGTGGAAATAAAGGGGGAAGGTCAAAAAGTGAGTGTTCCTTTGACCTCCAAAAAAGTTTTAGTTCCACAACCCCCTTTTAATAAACAAAATCCTTTTCCTTCGAGAGTGTTAGAAAACAGGCGATTAACATTGATGGGTTCTGAGAAAGAGACGCGGCATCTGGAGTTGTCTTTGGAAGGCTCTGATTTGAGTTATCTTCCAGGAGATGCCGTGGGCGTTTTCCCAACGAATTGGCCAGTGCTTGTTCAGGAAATCATCGAAACCTTAGGGTATACGGGAGAAGAGATTGTTCCCACGCCAAGTGGAGAAAATGTTCCATTGCGAGAAGCGTTATATCGGCATTACGAAATCAATTCTATCCTTGATGACTTTCCAAAGAAGGGGATTGGAGCTCTTGAACTTGTTAAAAATCTAAGATCCCTTTCTCCCCGATATTATTCTATTGCCTGCAGTCCAAAGCTGTATGAAATGGAAGTTCACCTTACGGTGGTAGTGGTGAGGTATATTCAGCATGGACGGTGGAGAAGGGGGATTTGTTCTAATTTTCTGGCTGAAGCCTCCCCCAAGGTCCCCATTCCTATCTTTATTCGTTCTAATCCCAATTTTCGTATTCCCTCTGATCCAGACGCTCCTATGATTATGATAGGACCAGGAACAGGGATTGCTCCTTTTAGGGCTTTTCTTCAGGAGAGGATGGCTATAGAGGCGAAAGGGAAAAATTGGCTTTTCTTTGGAGAACAACATCGTTCCACAGATTTCTTTTATCAGGAGGAACTGGAAGATTTTTTAAAGAAGGGTGTATTGACTCGGCTCGATACTGCTTTTTCACGCGATCAGTCTTATAAAATTTATGTTCAGCATCGGATGTTAGAGAATGCGCAAGACTTTTGGGGTTGGTTGCAGGAGGGGGCCTACGTGTATGTATGCGGTGATGCCCATAGGATGGCAAAAGATGTTGATGCAGCTATTCATAGGATTTGTGAGACGGCGGGAGGGCTTTCCAAAGAAAAAGCTCAAGAATATGTCCAAAATCTTCGCTCTACCAAACGATACTTGCGTGACGTCTATTGA
- a CDS encoding complex I subunit 1/NuoH family protein, translating into MDGSLTVFIISTLIKIAVVVGVLLGIVAYTVLAERKICAAIQDRVGPNRVGLPFLKGRFWGLGQPIADAFKLMLKEQFVPGVVKRFYYTLAPFFVIVPPLLIIGLIPFASVDPVTISSLKIVVPQPGVIINAGAGVLWAFAISSLSVYGIVLAGWASNSKYAFLGGIRSTAQMISYEVALGFSVIPVFLLTGSLNFSDIVKFQIEHGWLMIPFFAQHLDWKLFAMWPFLFISFLIFLVALFAETNRAPFDLPESEQELVAGYNTEYGGMKFGMFFLGEYAAMVAASALIITLFFGGWSLPFGLLTKGMSIGALLIQALVFLLKILVFLFLFIWIRWTLPRFRYDQLMNLGWKIFLPLSMVNIGSVAMLLALFKTL; encoded by the coding sequence ATGGATGGTTCTTTGACTGTTTTTATTATTAGCACATTGATTAAGATTGCCGTCGTTGTTGGGGTTCTTTTAGGCATTGTTGCTTATACTGTTTTAGCCGAAAGGAAAATATGCGCTGCCATTCAAGATAGAGTGGGACCAAACCGCGTAGGACTTCCTTTTCTCAAAGGACGATTTTGGGGATTAGGCCAACCAATTGCCGATGCCTTTAAACTTATGCTTAAGGAACAATTTGTTCCTGGAGTTGTAAAAAGGTTTTATTACACCCTCGCTCCTTTTTTTGTCATTGTCCCTCCTTTATTAATCATTGGTCTTATCCCCTTTGCATCGGTAGATCCGGTGACGATCTCTTCTTTGAAGATCGTTGTACCTCAGCCTGGAGTCATTATCAATGCAGGAGCTGGCGTCTTATGGGCATTTGCTATTAGTTCTTTGAGTGTTTATGGGATTGTCCTTGCTGGATGGGCTTCCAATTCAAAATATGCTTTCCTTGGAGGCATACGATCTACTGCCCAGATGATTTCCTATGAAGTAGCACTAGGGTTTTCCGTCATACCTGTATTTCTTCTGACAGGAAGTTTGAATTTTTCGGATATCGTTAAATTTCAGATAGAACACGGTTGGTTGATGATTCCTTTTTTTGCGCAACATTTGGATTGGAAACTCTTTGCAATGTGGCCCTTTCTTTTTATCTCTTTTCTGATCTTTTTGGTAGCTTTGTTTGCTGAGACGAATCGAGCGCCATTTGATTTACCTGAAAGTGAACAGGAGCTAGTGGCTGGATATAATACAGAATATGGAGGGATGAAATTCGGTATGTTCTTTTTGGGGGAATATGCTGCAATGGTGGCGGCAAGTGCTTTGATTATTACACTATTTTTTGGTGGCTGGAGTCTGCCTTTTGGGTTATTGACAAAGGGAATGAGTATTGGTGCGCTGTTAATTCAGGCGTTGGTGTTTTTATTAAAAATTCTTGTATTTTTGTTCCTATTTATTTGGATTCGATGGACTCTTCCTCGCTTCCGGTATGATCAACTCATGAACCTGGGGTGGAAGATTTTTCTTCCTCTTTCTATGGTTAATATTGGTTCTGTTGCTATGCTTTTGGCTCTGTTTAAAACTCTTTGA
- a CDS encoding molybdopterin-dependent oxidoreductase yields the protein MSALIKNPFNHDLPPLETPLVNVQLDGQWVKVPKGLNVIEVAKRFGKFIPHYCYHPKLSIAGNCRMCLFEMGMPKLDANRKPVVDAEGMPVINWLPRPQIACATQATEGMAIRTNSKLVKDCQEGVMEFLLINHPLDCPICDQAGECRLQEYAYDFGKGRSRFVEEKVKKPKRVDFGPRIILDDERCILCSRCIRFAREIAKQDVIGFVNRGSYSTLTVYPGKVFDSNYSLNTVDICPVGALTSKDFRFKMRVWFLREAKSICTDCATGCNIIISSRENIVYRLTPRVNEEVNSHWMCDQGRLGFHYIHSKKRVTEPASHLNGSLFPLEWPEALRTVAQKLMEFSPSEIAFLVSARLTCEELYLVKKLMETLGKGTEIFSEFVQRKGVADGLLRSADLNPNTKGAIGIGIGKEGTRIEELKNKIRAKEIKCLFAIHENPEEVGIQEDILSSLSFYVWQGLIPGPAVHKANVLLAGASFAEKSGTMINIAGRLQKLHKAILCPGRAREDWRILRDLLLLVGMKGRVFEKISDVFDVMSKEIDLFESISWNTVGDLGIDLSQKLKNRSIL from the coding sequence ATGAGTGCTTTAATCAAAAATCCTTTTAATCATGACTTGCCCCCCTTAGAGACTCCTCTTGTAAATGTTCAGCTCGATGGACAATGGGTTAAAGTCCCCAAAGGGTTAAATGTTATTGAAGTGGCTAAACGATTTGGCAAGTTTATTCCTCACTATTGCTATCATCCTAAACTTTCCATTGCGGGCAACTGTCGAATGTGCCTTTTCGAAATGGGCATGCCGAAGCTAGATGCAAATCGGAAGCCTGTTGTTGATGCTGAAGGAATGCCTGTGATTAATTGGTTGCCTAGGCCGCAGATTGCCTGTGCCACTCAAGCCACGGAAGGAATGGCTATTAGGACCAACTCGAAACTCGTTAAAGATTGCCAAGAGGGAGTGATGGAATTTCTTCTTATCAATCATCCCTTAGACTGTCCCATATGCGATCAGGCAGGAGAATGTCGGTTGCAGGAATATGCATATGATTTTGGGAAGGGAAGGAGTCGGTTTGTAGAAGAAAAAGTAAAGAAACCCAAGCGGGTTGACTTTGGGCCAAGGATTATTCTTGATGATGAAAGATGCATTTTGTGTTCTAGATGTATTCGTTTTGCAAGAGAGATTGCCAAGCAAGATGTGATAGGATTTGTGAATCGTGGCAGCTATTCTACATTAACAGTTTATCCAGGGAAGGTCTTTGATAGTAATTATTCACTGAATACGGTGGATATATGTCCTGTAGGTGCTTTGACGAGTAAGGATTTTCGTTTCAAAATGAGAGTTTGGTTTCTGAGGGAAGCTAAAAGTATCTGTACGGATTGCGCTACGGGATGCAATATTATCATAAGCAGTAGAGAAAACATTGTCTACCGGCTGACACCACGGGTAAATGAGGAAGTAAACTCTCATTGGATGTGTGACCAAGGAAGACTTGGCTTCCATTATATTCATAGCAAAAAAAGAGTGACTGAGCCTGCTTCTCATCTGAATGGATCGTTGTTTCCTCTTGAATGGCCAGAGGCCTTACGCACTGTTGCTCAAAAGCTTATGGAATTTTCTCCCTCAGAAATCGCTTTTCTGGTCTCTGCAAGGCTTACTTGTGAAGAACTTTACCTTGTAAAGAAGCTCATGGAGACATTAGGAAAGGGGACAGAAATATTTTCAGAATTTGTTCAAAGAAAAGGCGTTGCGGATGGACTCCTTAGAAGTGCTGATCTCAATCCTAATACTAAAGGAGCTATAGGTATTGGCATTGGAAAGGAAGGGACGAGGATTGAAGAATTAAAAAATAAGATTCGAGCTAAAGAAATCAAATGTCTTTTTGCTATTCATGAAAATCCGGAAGAAGTTGGCATTCAGGAGGATATTCTTTCTTCCCTTTCTTTTTATGTTTGGCAAGGGCTGATTCCGGGGCCTGCAGTGCATAAGGCAAATGTTCTATTGGCAGGAGCAAGTTTTGCTGAAAAAAGCGGAACGATGATCAATATTGCCGGTAGACTACAGAAACTGCATAAAGCTATTCTTTGCCCAGGAAGAGCTAGAGAGGATTGGAGAATTTTACGAGATCTGCTCCTTTTGGTTGGAATGAAGGGGAGGGTCTTTGAAAAAATTAGTGATGTTTTTGATGTCATGTCCAAAGAAATCGACTTATTTGAAAGCATTTCTTGGAATACAGTAGGAGATTTAGGGATAGATCTGAGTCAAAAGTTAAAAAACCGATCAATTCTATAA
- the nuoF gene encoding NADH-quinone oxidoreductase subunit NuoF — translation MPKAEYRLILKHADEPGYTVDIDCYLRHGGYQVLKKALAMAPDQIIQEVKISGLRGRGGAGFPTGVKWGFINHEKNTKPVYLLCNADESEPGTFKDKQIIYKDPHQLIEGMVISAYANRAHLAYIYIRGEFAKGAEILEKALAEARERNFLGKNILGSGYDLEIYVFRGAGAYICGEETGLIESLEGKRAYPRIKPPYFPAVLGLYMCPTIVNNVETLCHVKHIVEMGGAEYARIGTPNNTGTRIWCVSGDVNKPGYYEYPCGAITFGELLYEICGGIRNGNKLKAVIPGGSSAKVLRADIKYKIPRKKEDGSTEVVEMGLEDIPLDFDTVAATGSMSGSGGIIVMDHTRDMVECLRNIAEFYAHESCGQCTPCREGSLWMKKMLDRICTGGGRPEDSKLLLEVANHIAGRTICAFGEACAWPVQSFVEMFGEEFDAKQRKESSLEILEPLTNRTA, via the coding sequence ATGCCTAAAGCTGAATATAGACTGATACTTAAGCATGCCGATGAGCCTGGTTATACTGTCGATATAGATTGCTATCTGAGGCATGGGGGATATCAAGTTTTGAAAAAGGCTCTTGCCATGGCACCTGACCAGATCATTCAAGAAGTCAAGATATCAGGCTTACGAGGCAGAGGTGGGGCAGGTTTCCCGACGGGAGTAAAGTGGGGCTTCATTAATCATGAAAAAAACACAAAACCAGTCTATTTACTTTGCAATGCGGATGAATCTGAACCAGGAACATTTAAGGATAAACAGATTATTTATAAAGATCCGCATCAGCTGATCGAGGGCATGGTCATCAGTGCCTATGCCAATCGAGCCCATTTAGCTTATATCTATATTAGGGGAGAATTTGCAAAAGGTGCTGAAATTCTTGAAAAGGCCTTGGCAGAAGCAAGAGAGAGAAACTTTTTAGGGAAGAACATTCTAGGCAGTGGGTATGATCTAGAAATTTATGTTTTTCGTGGAGCTGGAGCCTATATCTGTGGTGAAGAAACCGGTTTGATAGAATCCTTAGAGGGAAAAAGGGCGTATCCAAGAATCAAACCCCCTTATTTTCCAGCGGTACTAGGCTTGTATATGTGCCCAACCATCGTCAATAATGTGGAGACACTCTGTCATGTAAAGCATATTGTGGAGATGGGAGGGGCTGAATATGCTCGAATAGGCACCCCAAATAATACTGGCACTCGAATATGGTGTGTAAGTGGAGACGTTAATAAGCCTGGTTACTATGAATATCCTTGTGGTGCCATCACTTTTGGAGAACTTCTCTATGAGATCTGTGGCGGCATTAGAAATGGCAACAAGCTCAAAGCAGTAATTCCTGGTGGGTCGTCTGCAAAAGTTTTACGAGCGGATATAAAATACAAGATTCCTAGAAAAAAAGAGGATGGATCGACAGAGGTGGTTGAGATGGGGCTAGAGGATATCCCATTAGATTTCGATACAGTTGCTGCTACTGGCTCTATGTCAGGATCAGGGGGAATAATAGTAATGGATCATACACGGGATATGGTTGAATGCTTGCGGAACATTGCTGAGTTTTACGCCCATGAATCCTGTGGCCAATGTACGCCATGTAGGGAAGGCTCACTTTGGATGAAGAAGATGCTTGATAGAATCTGTACTGGTGGGGGAAGGCCTGAAGATAGTAAATTACTTCTTGAAGTAGCTAATCATATTGCTGGTAGAACCATTTGTGCCTTTGGAGAGGCTTGTGCTTGGCCTGTGCAAAGTTTTGTAGAGATGTTTGGAGAAGAGTTTGATGCGAAGCAAAGAAAAGAGTCTTCTTTGGAAATTCTTGAACCCCTGACAAATAGGACTGCTTAA
- a CDS encoding NADH-quinone oxidoreductase subunit NuoE family protein: MNATEKDVPQLEESFLEEAERIISQYPVSKRSASLPLLHLWQKHFGFVSPQGVQWIAEKLGLEPIAVEEIATFYPMIRQRPLGHYQFKVCRTLSCALAGSYEIFEYIKKSCKTVNEVGHHVYVSEDGKFSVEFVECLAACGNAPVMMLNEEEWMDVSQTKINAILDHLMREKRKEEL; the protein is encoded by the coding sequence ATGAACGCGACAGAAAAAGATGTTCCTCAGTTAGAAGAAAGTTTTCTTGAAGAAGCTGAAAGGATCATTAGTCAATATCCGGTTTCTAAAAGAAGCGCTTCCTTGCCTTTGCTACACTTATGGCAAAAGCATTTTGGATTTGTTTCGCCGCAAGGGGTCCAGTGGATTGCGGAGAAGTTGGGTTTAGAACCAATAGCGGTAGAGGAAATTGCGACTTTTTATCCAATGATTCGTCAAAGGCCCCTTGGGCATTATCAATTTAAAGTTTGCAGGACACTTTCCTGTGCTTTGGCTGGAAGCTACGAAATTTTTGAATATATCAAAAAAAGTTGCAAAACCGTTAATGAAGTTGGGCATCATGTTTATGTAAGTGAGGATGGAAAGTTTTCTGTAGAATTTGTTGAATGCTTAGCAGCCTGTGGAAACGCCCCGGTGATGATGCTTAACGAAGAAGAATGGATGGATGTGAGTCAAACTAAAATTAATGCGATACTCGATCATTTAATGAGGGAAAAGAGAAAAGAGGAGTTATAA
- the nuoD gene encoding NADH dehydrogenase (quinone) subunit D gives MAEHLTREVRMEVPDVGELLRSAEEISGAPEGERLVLNMGPSHPSTHGVFQLILELDGEVITKAIPEVGYLHRGDEKIAENMHYTQFVPYTDRLDYLAPLANNVVYACAVEKLLGWEIPPRAQVIRVICAEIARISSHLMGLGAYAMDCGAVSVFLYTFTEREKIYTLIEELTGARFTTTYTRIGGLSRDLPPGWPEKVKEFVKQFLPKVDEIEGLLTKNKIFVDRTQNIGVISKEDAIDYGLTGPNLRGSGVNHDLRKKNPYLGYEKYDFEVPLGSVGDCFDRYMVRIEEMRQSCRILEQALSDIPMGPIAVDEPRGYLPKKADVLTKMEELIQHFIIATQGVNAPVGEVYFGGENPKGELGFYIVSKGGGVPYRLKIRSPSFVNLSILPKILPGHLLSDVVAILGSLDFVMGECDR, from the coding sequence ATGGCTGAACATCTAACAAGAGAAGTCCGCATGGAAGTTCCCGATGTAGGAGAGCTTCTCAGAAGTGCAGAAGAAATTTCCGGTGCGCCTGAAGGAGAAAGACTCGTGTTAAACATGGGTCCTTCTCATCCAAGTACGCATGGTGTTTTCCAACTTATTCTTGAATTAGATGGCGAGGTTATCACCAAAGCTATTCCTGAAGTTGGCTATTTGCATCGAGGGGATGAAAAGATAGCCGAAAATATGCACTATACCCAATTTGTGCCTTATACCGATAGGCTCGACTATCTTGCTCCTTTAGCCAATAATGTGGTCTATGCTTGCGCGGTGGAAAAGCTTTTAGGTTGGGAAATTCCTCCTAGAGCACAGGTTATTCGTGTGATATGTGCTGAAATTGCTAGAATTTCTTCTCATTTGATGGGGCTTGGGGCTTATGCGATGGATTGTGGAGCTGTTTCTGTCTTTCTCTATACTTTTACAGAACGAGAAAAGATCTATACTTTGATTGAAGAGCTTACGGGAGCTAGATTTACAACAACCTATACAAGAATTGGTGGGTTAAGCAGGGATTTGCCTCCAGGATGGCCTGAAAAAGTAAAAGAGTTCGTTAAACAGTTCTTACCTAAAGTGGACGAGATAGAAGGCCTTTTAACTAAGAACAAAATTTTTGTTGATCGGACTCAAAACATTGGGGTCATTTCCAAAGAAGACGCTATTGATTATGGCTTGACTGGTCCGAATCTAAGAGGCAGTGGGGTCAATCATGATCTAAGGAAAAAGAATCCCTATCTTGGATATGAAAAATATGATTTTGAGGTGCCTTTGGGGAGTGTGGGAGATTGTTTTGATAGATATATGGTGAGAATTGAAGAAATGAGGCAAAGTTGCAGGATTCTAGAACAAGCCTTATCGGATATCCCCATGGGGCCAATTGCTGTGGATGAGCCCAGGGGGTATCTGCCTAAAAAAGCTGATGTTTTGACGAAAATGGAAGAGCTGATTCAGCATTTTATTATTGCGACTCAGGGAGTGAATGCACCTGTTGGGGAAGTATATTTTGGAGGAGAAAATCCAAAGGGAGAGCTAGGCTTTTATATTGTAAGTAAAGGCGGAGGGGTGCCTTACCGGTTAAAAATTCGGTCTCCATCCTTTGTTAATTTAAGTATATTGCCTAAAATTCTTCCAGGGCATCTTTTAAGCGATGTGGTAGCTATTTTGGGGAGTTTGGATTTTGTCATGGGAGAGTGTGATAGGTGA
- a CDS encoding NADH-quinone oxidoreductase subunit C — translation MSVLSFPLAKEIQNLFPAKLLEVKEFRGEWTLIMDLAMIQEVARFLKEEKGFSLLLDISGVDHLGEEPRFEVVYHFYNLEKGVSLRIKGRVSESNPIVPTLAFVYPTANWHEREAYDMFGIIFEGHPDLRRILMWEGYPYFPLRKDFPVEGKPTDQSPIAFARPAPLDGGPFVSSPAPLSDQREPRAKWDEENLEELEEIKESEKLPLLQKE, via the coding sequence ATGTCTGTATTGTCTTTTCCATTAGCCAAAGAAATTCAGAACCTCTTCCCTGCGAAACTATTGGAAGTCAAAGAGTTTCGTGGTGAATGGACCTTAATAATGGATTTAGCTATGATCCAGGAGGTTGCGAGGTTTTTAAAGGAAGAAAAAGGATTTTCTTTGCTTCTAGATATTTCAGGGGTAGATCATTTGGGAGAGGAGCCTAGATTTGAGGTTGTATATCATTTTTACAATTTAGAAAAAGGGGTTTCTTTGAGGATTAAAGGAAGAGTGAGTGAATCCAATCCGATCGTTCCCACCCTTGCTTTTGTTTATCCGACTGCTAACTGGCATGAAAGAGAAGCCTACGACATGTTTGGCATTATTTTTGAAGGCCATCCTGATTTACGTCGGATTTTGATGTGGGAAGGTTATCCTTATTTCCCACTTAGGAAGGATTTTCCTGTCGAAGGAAAACCAACGGATCAAAGTCCCATAGCCTTTGCTCGACCAGCCCCTCTGGATGGAGGTCCTTTTGTGTCTTCTCCTGCACCATTGTCGGATCAAAGAGAACCAAGGGCTAAGTGGGATGAAGAGAATCTTGAGGAACTAGAAGAAATTAAAGAATCAGAAAAGCTGCCCCTGCTTCAAAAAGAATAA